The window GATTCACCTGTATTAGTGATTTCTCTGTGAAACTGAACGTCgtattttttattctgtatgaTGTAATAAGTTGTTAGTAATGGAATTTAAGGGGCTCGTTTACGGATTAATTAATGGACTTTAATTTATTAAGGCCTTTTAACGGGTTCAGTTTAACTCAGTGAAAAACTCCTAAAATCGACCAAACGGCATAAAAACCATCAAACATTAATTTTTATGTTGAAATCATCTTCGTGTGAAGTTGGTTTGTTTTTCGGGGggttaataaaatattaattaaggAGGTAATCCCTTAATAACATCTTAAATTGATGTCATGTGCGCCTTAAAATCTACTCCATTTGTGAATGAAGGGCTTTTCAAACGACCGGAGTGTTTACTTTCCGGGTAAATTCAGGATTTATTAACCGGATTTTCATTTGATAATAATCTATCGAACACAAACAGGTTAAACGGGACATTTTTACAGGCTGAATGTAAACACGTTGCTCAGTTTGAACTcttagaaaattaaaataacatcacCTCAGCCTGTGGCTGAAAACTGATCATCATGAAGGAAATATCGAAtttcagaaaatcagaaaatgatCTGATCAATCAATCagacacaataaacacaaataaatcaataaataaactgtGATTTTATCAGTTTGATAACTCACTGTTGGCTGTGTTGGTGCTGTTAGTCCGGATCAATCTGGACCAGATCAGAAACCAGTTTGATTGTTTCTGTCATCACAGCagctcagaggtcagaggtcaaacacaaacctggaagacaaaattaaaaacatttaaaacatttaaaacatttaaaacatttaaaaacattttaaacatttaaaacatttaaaacatttaaaacatttaaaacatttaaaaacatttaaaacatttaaaaacatttaaaacatttaaaacatttaaaaacatttaaaaacatttaaaacatttaaaacatttaaaaacatttaaaacatttaaaaacatttaaaacatttaaaacatttaaaaacatttaaaacatttaaaaacatttaaaacattcaggCTTCAgagattaaaaactaaattatttcggacaataaaacaagaataaaCACCAGTGTGTGTACTGGTCTGAGGGGACCTGAGGGAACTGGTTTTATTCTCATCTATGTGATGTCCTCATACACAAACACCGGGATGTGAAGCAGACCGTGTACTGGTCCAACTGTCTCTGATGCAGCCTTACTGGTCCTGGTCCTGTTTTTAATCTGGACTTTCTTTGGTCTGGTCTAAATTTGGTCTAACTGGTAGTACACTAACTGGTTCTGTTCTTAGGGACTTGGTCCAACTGTCTCTGATCTTGTCTTACTGGACCTTGTTTTGATCTAACTGGGTCTGCTCCAACTGCTATTAATCTGAACTAACTGTCTTTGGTCTGGTCTAAAGTCTGGTCCAACTGGTTTTAGTACCAATTAGACCAGACCAGACTTGATCTATCTGGTTCTACTTTAATTGGTTCTGATCTTCTCTAACTGGTCTAGTCTTAATATCTCTGATCTGGTTCTAACTGGTTCTGTGATCGGGTCAAACTGGTTCTGCCTGGTCTTATTGGTCTGATCTAACTGGCTTTGATCTGATTTGTTCAACTGGTTCTGGTCTCTCTGCAGGTATACTCTCCAATGGTGAGCAGTGTGATGGGTTCTGGCCTAACTGGTTCTGGTTTTGGTCGAACTCGTTCTGATCTAACTTGTTCTGGTGTAACTGGTTCTTGTTCTGGTCTAACTGGTCTAACAGTTTCTGGTCTCTCTGCAGATGTACTCTCCAATGGCAGGCGGTGGGATGGGTTCTGGTCTTGGGATGGGCTCCATGTCAGGCTATATGTCCAGCAGCGGGACCACGTCAGGCTCCTTCAACATGTCGTACAGCGGGACCGGTCTGAGCCCTGCCCCGGTGGGGGGGATGGGCAGCTCGGCTCCAGCGGCTATGTCAGGTCTGGGCGGGGGTGTTGCCTCGATGGGCGGGGCTCTGAGCCCATCCAGTATGAGCTCGGTGTCAGCCCAGCAGGCCTCAATGGGTCTGAACCCGTACGGGGGCATGAGTCCCACCATGAGCCCCGGCATGGCGTATGGCGGTGGCGGGCTGAACCGCGGCCGCGACAACAAGGCGTTCAGACGGAGCTACCCGCATGCCAAACCCCCCTATTCCTACATCTCGCTCATCACCATGGCGATCCAGCAGGCGCCCAGCAAGATGTTGACGCTCAGCGAGATCTACCAGTGGATCATGGACCTGTTCCCGTACTACCGGCAGAACCAACAGCGCTGGCAGAACTCCATCCGGCACTCGTTGTCCTTCAACGACTGCTTTGTCAAGGTGTCGCGCTCGCCGGACAAACCAGGGAAGGGCTCGTACTGGACCCTGCACCCAGACTCCGGGAACATGTTCGAGAACGGCTGCTACCTGCGGCGCCAGAAGAGGTTCAAGTGCGAGAAGAAGATGTCGCCGAAATCTGATGGCAGGAAGGAgcaggggggaggagggggaggagtgtCTCCTTCTGGGGACCCCATCAAACCTCCAGGACTCCTCGACTCCTCCTCCCTGCCCTCATCCAGCCACGCAGCCTCGCCTCCCGGTCTGGACCTACGGGGAGGCGTCGGCGGGGCGTCGGACCTGAAGGTGTCCGGCTCCCAGCTCCTGTCCTCCCTGTCGTTACCCCCCCACTCCATGGCGCATGAGTCCCAGCTGCACCTGAAAGGAGATCCCCACTACTCCTTCAACCACCCGTTCTCCATCAATAATTTAATGTCGTCTTCagagcagcagcacaaactggACCTGAAGGCTTACGAGGCGCTGCAGTACTCCTCCTACAGTACTGGAGGGGCGTCTGGCCTCGGGGGGAGGACCATGGAGCCCCTGGAGGCCTCCTACTACCAGGGGGTGTACCCCAGACCGCTCCTCAACACCTCGTAGTATCCGCTGCACTTCCTGTTTGGACTCTAACTCTCTGCATGCAGCTGTCctggacttcctgtctgactgtGATGATACTGAACCGGATCAACTCTGCTGCTGGTCTGCTGgtttctgcagcagctgaacTGAACTCCTGCACTGTGACCAAACCaggacacaaagagacacgTTAACACTCAGCTGTTCAAACTGATCCCAGGTCTGTGTTCTCCTTTTACACACTGAGTCACAAACAACGAAAGTTCATGTTTTTAAGGTTcagaaaaacatccacaaaGATTTCCAACAAACGTTACATAAAACCTCCAACACATTCTCCTCAAATCAGACCAGGATCATCAGTCAGACCAGAGTCCAGGATGGCTCTGTAGGAGTTAGCGTTTTCTTTATGTCAGTGGTTCCAGACCTGCAGTCGGAGTTAGAACCCCCGACCGGTCGCGGAGCGTGAGATTATTAACAAATCGAGTTTAtttccagtgtttgtttgtttgtgagatCCGGGATCGTTTTAGTCCGTCAGGCCTCTAAAAACTCTTCAAGTTAAAAACACCTAGATGCAAATCGTGAGGCATCGTCTTATACGGACGTCACTCAACAGACTAAATGTTCCATGAAACCGGTTTGTGACTCCAGGAGCTGCGGCTCCTCGCAGGGCGGTCCTGAGCCGCAGACCTGCAGGCCAAAGGAAATCAAGGCCTTAAAGTTTGAATGAGGCTGAATTTAATATTCCAGGAGTTTCTGTTTGAGGTTCAGTTTGTTTCAGGATTTAATTGGTTCAGTTTTTGTCTCCTGATGAGttcaaggtcaaaggtcacctggtgatgatgatgtggtTGTCATGGCGACACTGGCagattaattattataattcctgtattttgaTCCGAAATATGACGAGGGTTTATTTCTCCCACGACCTCGTGCGGCTCCCCGCTGACCTCCTGAAGGGTCGCGACCCTCAGAGTGAGAAACCCCCCACAGATCAAAAGGCTTTTTATTTAAAGGGTCACTTCACACAAACGACTCAAACACTGAGTTTCCCGCTTCTCTGTTTGTCGTCTGTCTCCGGGcagatttcttcttttctctgctgAAGTTCACCTGCTGATCAGATCTGATTATTGATTCTCAGGAATGTTTCTGTTAAATCTGTGgagatttaaatatatataataataataataataataataatatataataataataattatataataacagaaataattattattattatataacagAAATCCAGAAAAATGAACAgctgtaaataatgaaaaaaacagaaccaacctttaatgatattttaaggtgatttttcttttaatattttggtgaatcaagaaaaacagcaaagaatATTGATGATCAATGATCCTGTATTGATAAATCAAGTCCTGCATGTGGCTCTTCTGAACATTTAATGGTTTAAATGTAATTCAGGTAAATGAGGAGACGTGGCCTCGACACAACAGAAACTtggtataatatataataaatataaattaaataaaaataataaattaaaataatatattataaaatgaaGTGAGAAAACAGGAACACTTTGAGAAGACATATTGATCACGTCCGCATGTATGAAAGGAAATTAATACTTTgaataaaaagtatttagtaACAGCAGTCCCACAACACAAAGTTCctccaaaataataataaagattaaTTTTAACTTCATTGTTAATGAAAcgaagaaaaaacagaacagtgttgtttttctaTAAACTGGAACCGGTTCACCGGTTTACACCGTTCTGGTTCCACGTGTCGGATCTTAAACCGGATGTTCACACAAAACGTGATATTGTTAcgatcattttaatttgaagaCACGTTTACCTGGAAAGTGCTGATGTTCAGGTTTCTTGGTTTACGTTCCAACTCTGACTGACTCCTGACATTTATCGTTTTATTTCATCAATCATTTACACACAAGTTTCATCAATTAATGTGTCAATTTTACTTTTAGtcagaaaaagtcagaaaactGTGAAGCATGAGTCCAAGGTGACGGTTTCACCTGGCTACCTGCAGACtctactcagggctgaaaagcTTCAGGTCAGGCGAAGAGAAAACGTTGAAGCTCGAAACtttttaaagacacaaaaacaactttattgatCTGAGAATATCAGGATTAATGCgttaataaataacaatgtattaACCACATGATGACTTAAATAAACATGGTGACTTAAATAAACATGGTGACTTAAATAAACATGGTGACTTAAATAAACATGGTGACTTAAAGGCCCGCGAGAGAACTGATGGAGGTTTTAAAAATAgcacaaatgattaatcgactGTGAAAATTGTTAACTGAATCTTTTCAGGATCTTTGTTTGGTGACTCTCACTCTGTGTGTAAAAGGAGgaaacacttcctgtctgttctcTGACTGTTGATGCGTCTGATGATAAAAATCCACTCTGTGTATTTAAACTCCTGCGTCCATCTCTGactattgattattgattactaCCATGTGCATGAATGAAGCGGGAggtcgtcttcttcttctcttttctggAAAAAAGCTTCTGTTTTATTGAACACtgagctcctcttcctcctcatcatcctccaCCAGGTCTgcaggaaggagggaggaaagatgggaggaaggagggaaggagggaaggaaggaaggaaggagggaggaaaggaaagatgggaggaaggaggaaggaggaaggagggaaggagggaaggaaggaaggaaggagggaggaaaggaaagatgggaggaagggaggaagggaggaaggaaggaagggaggagggaggaaagatgggaggaagggaggaagggaggaaggaaggaagggaggagggaaggaaggagggaggaaaatgggaggaaggaaggaaggaaggaaggaggaggagggaaggaaggaggaggaaagatgggaggaagggaggaggaggggaggagggaggaggagggaggaaagagaggaggaagggaggaagggaggaagggaggaggaagggaggagggaaggaaggaaggaagggaggagggaggaaagatgggaggaaggagggacaaagacaaaaagcccCCGCTCGTCCTCGTTGTGTTTGTTTCGTCAGTTTTCGACTCTGCTGCATGTTCTTCTTCATGTTCTTAACTTATTctgtcattttcaaataaaacaaggaaaCATTTGTGACGTGCGGTTCATGTTTCATTAGTTCAGTTCAGGTTTGAGCTTCAGGAAAGTCACCTTTTAGAAAATCTAATAATTTAATCTCTGCTTAAACCTTTTCTTTATTATCATCTGGAGTCTCACATCTGTATTCCacacaattaataataataatgaatataaggccatttgcatttaaaaagccTGTAAGTGTATAAAACTGCTCAGGTCCAGGTCCTGTGAGGTCCAGCTCGGATCCGGGATCAGAGTTTTATAAAACAGCATCAAAGTGTTTCTTTTACAGcttccttattattattattattattattattattaatattaataatatcatACATGACTTTATTGTCCAGCTGTTCACTTAATAatcatcagacagacagaagtctAAAcgtcattttatttcttaagaAACGGCGCGTagaaaacctcgtatctccagttTCGGTGACAGTCGGTCCGTGCGGGTTTTATGAGGTTTCTTCGGTGTCATGTGGGTCTGATGGATCCTGGTTCAGAAAAAATATCTGAATCATGTGAATAAATGTAGCCGGTTTTTGTCTCAGAACCTGAAATCTGCAGAGTGGAGATACGAGGTCTCCACCAACAGATATTTATGACTTATTTCTTATTAAATCATCGCACCAATTATTCCTTTGATCTTCCGGTTGTGAACCATATCGATCAGCTGATGGTTTTGTTGTCTGATTTCTGTAATAATTAATAACGTCTCCGTGTCTTTCCGCATCAGTCGGACTCCTCGGAGCTCGGACTCCTCGGAGCTCGGACTCGGGTTCGGCCGGCAGCCCTCGGCTCTGCCTCGGCTCTGCCTCCTCCGACATGCTGGTGAACAAGCCGAACACGGTGAACCTCCTGCGGCCTCAAAGCGCCTCAAAGCGCCGCCGCTGTCGCCGGATTTCGAGTCTCTTTGTGGGCTGTAACCTCCGCCGCCGCGCCGTGAACCTGAACACATCCCGACAGATTTCACTTTGATCTGAAgctttttcacacattttggcCGCAGAGCCGCGAAATGTCTCTAATGATCCTGTAATTATCCGCTAATTATCCGCCAACATGATCCCCGAAACGGCAACACGAGCACACGGAGCCGACAGGAGCCGAGAGGAGCCGAGGGCCGCCGCGGGATGTTCTGCTCTAATTAAATTATAacaaatatacatattatatacatacatatatatatatatatatatatatatatatatatatatatatatatatatatatatatatatatatatatatatatatatatatatatatatatatatatatatatatatatatatatatatatatataaaacataacgTCAGCGAAAAGACATGAAGATAAAACTCTACAGCTTCAACATTAAATACCATTAATGATTATTTCAGATGATACATttataaaagcatttttattttatttggaagtTTCCAGCGACAACAAACCAAAAGTGTTCcgttaaaaactaaaatgtactGAATTCATTTCATTTGCCTTTTGGTGAATAGAATAAATACGCTGTttttcagagagagacagcaggaatatttaaaaggtttttataaaatgacacaataatatttcattatgttcagtttgttctgttttttgcagtaaaataaaaacgGACTAATGAAGCCAAGTGACATTTAAATCGAATGATTTGAGAGTTTTTGCTGCTGGTTTGAATCATTTGCAATGGTTAATTCCTTTATAGATAATTCTTCTGATTAATTATCTGTATTGTCTGTTTGTCAGTGAAACAGACTGGATGATTGCTGGATGATGAAGTGAAGCAGAACACAGAGCTGTGATTTCAGTGTGATGCGTTCACTGACATTTACACCGTGAATAAAGTGTAAAACTCGCCGCTGCTGCCAGAGGCCTTAAAGCTTCAGCTTCTTTtggattttaaatgttaaagaatTCATTTTTGATGTGAAATTTAATTTCACATCGAAAACAGAAAGTGGATGTCGTGTGttgcgcgcgcgcgcacacctTCTcatctgtttgctgctgcagtgaaaaccttgtatctccagaCCTTGACTTTCCCGTCCCAACAGGCCGCTCCTGAACCGAAGCTT is drawn from Siniperca chuatsi isolate FFG_IHB_CAS linkage group LG15, ASM2008510v1, whole genome shotgun sequence and contains these coding sequences:
- the foxa1 gene encoding hepatocyte nuclear factor 3-alpha — encoded protein: MLGTVKMEGHEAPDWSGYYSEEMYSPMAGGGMGSGLGMGSMSGYMSSSGTTSGSFNMSYSGTGLSPAPVGGMGSSAPAAMSGLGGGVASMGGALSPSSMSSVSAQQASMGLNPYGGMSPTMSPGMAYGGGGLNRGRDNKAFRRSYPHAKPPYSYISLITMAIQQAPSKMLTLSEIYQWIMDLFPYYRQNQQRWQNSIRHSLSFNDCFVKVSRSPDKPGKGSYWTLHPDSGNMFENGCYLRRQKRFKCEKKMSPKSDGRKEQGGGGGGVSPSGDPIKPPGLLDSSSLPSSSHAASPPGLDLRGGVGGASDLKVSGSQLLSSLSLPPHSMAHESQLHLKGDPHYSFNHPFSINNLMSSSEQQHKLDLKAYEALQYSSYSTGGASGLGGRTMEPLEASYYQGVYPRPLLNTS